From one Streptomyces sp. CA-210063 genomic stretch:
- a CDS encoding quaternary amine ABC transporter ATP-binding protein, translating into MSARESSRLEAEGLYKVFGRRPDDAVDRLRAGADREELRAEGTTAAVIDASFTVEPGQIFVVMGLSGSGKSTLLRMLNGLLEPTAGHVRFDGRDLTALSDRELRAVRAGSISMVFQHFALFPHRSVLENAAYGLEVQGVPRAERVRRATEALGLCGLAGWETSWPDELSGGMQQRVGLARALATDADLLLMDESFSALDPLIRRDMQDQLLELQQTLKKTIVFITHDLNEAMRLGDRIAVMRDGRIVQTGTAEDILIRPADDYVASFTQDVDRSRVLTAGAVMDTAVRGDEADCGCETATPGTPFTELCAISARLSHPVAVLDKQGALVGVVPRHRLIGFLGDQQVEPTPCDAPRDKAVRAVKASA; encoded by the coding sequence GTGTCAGCCAGGGAGTCATCCAGACTCGAAGCCGAAGGCCTGTACAAGGTCTTCGGCAGACGACCCGACGACGCGGTGGACCGGCTCCGGGCCGGCGCCGACCGCGAGGAACTGCGCGCCGAGGGCACCACCGCCGCCGTGATCGACGCCTCCTTCACGGTGGAGCCGGGCCAGATCTTCGTCGTCATGGGCCTGTCCGGGTCCGGCAAGTCCACGCTGCTGCGCATGCTCAACGGGCTCCTGGAGCCCACCGCCGGGCACGTCCGCTTCGACGGCCGGGACCTGACCGCGCTGAGCGACCGCGAGCTGCGCGCGGTCCGTGCCGGGAGCATCAGCATGGTCTTCCAGCACTTCGCGCTGTTCCCGCACCGCAGCGTCCTGGAGAACGCCGCGTACGGCCTGGAGGTCCAGGGCGTGCCGCGTGCCGAACGCGTGAGGCGTGCCACCGAGGCGCTGGGCCTGTGCGGTCTGGCCGGCTGGGAGACGTCCTGGCCCGACGAACTGTCCGGCGGTATGCAGCAGCGTGTGGGCCTGGCCCGCGCCCTCGCCACCGACGCCGATCTGCTGCTGATGGACGAGTCGTTCAGCGCGCTCGACCCGCTGATCCGCCGTGACATGCAGGACCAGCTGCTGGAGCTGCAGCAGACCCTGAAGAAGACCATCGTCTTCATCACGCACGACCTCAACGAGGCCATGCGCCTGGGCGACCGCATCGCCGTCATGCGCGACGGCCGCATCGTCCAGACCGGCACCGCCGAGGACATCCTGATCCGCCCCGCCGACGACTACGTGGCCTCCTTCACCCAGGACGTCGACCGCTCCCGGGTGCTCACCGCCGGTGCCGTCATGGACACGGCCGTACGCGGCGACGAGGCGGACTGCGGCTGTGAGACCGCGACGCCGGGCACGCCGTTCACGGAACTCTGCGCGATCAGCGCCCGCCTGTCCCATCCGGTCGCGGTGCTCGACAAGCAGGGCGCCCTCGTCGGCGTCGTACCGCGCCACCGCCTGATCGGCTTCCTCGGCGACCAGCAGGTCGAGCCCACGCCGTGCGACGCCCCGCGCGACAAGGCCGTACGGGCGGTGAAGGCCAGTGCCTAG
- a CDS encoding amino acid permease codes for MTSTAPDVRPEPPHSPDDRSLTEFGYRQELHRSLNRYASFAAGFSFISVLTTVFQFFAFGYAFGGPVFFWTWPAVLIGQLLVAACFAELAARYPISGAIYQWSSRLSTQTFGWFAGWIMVIGQIVVVAAAALALQMVMPAIWSGFQLVGGDPTPTSATGAANAAVLGVILLVLTTVVNLLDNRVLSVVNRVGVTAEIIGAILIVVLLLTHSERSPGITFHTAEGSTDLLGALLVGSFMAAYVMIGFDSAGEMSEETHHPRRTAPRTILTALGAAGLLGGLLVLAGLLAAPSLTDGRLGVEGLSYVLTSSLGDGLGRFLLADVVVAITVATLAIQTSACRMLFSMARDGQLPFAGRLAKVNARTGMPTAPAVVVGLLAAALLLLNFASPEAFLAIGTTCIVMLYLAYAMVTGPLLVRRLKGTFASDGTDETGKPLFSLGRWGVPVNALALLYGLFMTVNLAWPRAAVYDPAGGHWYFQWFTVLFLLVTVVLGVLYRLMRSRRVRSAAEPARALADPAQLPPQ; via the coding sequence ATGACGAGCACCGCCCCCGATGTCCGACCGGAACCACCCCACTCCCCCGACGACCGTTCCCTGACCGAGTTCGGCTACCGCCAGGAGCTGCACCGCAGCCTGAACAGATACGCCTCGTTCGCCGCCGGTTTCTCCTTCATCTCGGTCCTCACGACCGTCTTCCAGTTCTTCGCCTTCGGGTACGCGTTCGGCGGCCCGGTCTTCTTCTGGACCTGGCCGGCGGTGCTGATCGGCCAGCTGCTGGTGGCCGCGTGCTTCGCGGAGCTGGCGGCGCGCTATCCGATATCGGGCGCGATCTACCAGTGGTCCTCGCGGCTGTCCACCCAGACGTTCGGCTGGTTCGCCGGCTGGATCATGGTGATCGGACAGATCGTGGTGGTCGCGGCGGCCGCGCTCGCGCTGCAGATGGTGATGCCCGCGATCTGGTCGGGCTTCCAGCTCGTCGGCGGCGACCCGACACCCACCTCGGCCACGGGTGCGGCGAACGCGGCCGTCCTGGGCGTGATCCTGCTGGTCCTCACCACGGTCGTGAACCTCCTCGACAACCGGGTGCTGTCCGTGGTCAACCGGGTCGGCGTCACCGCCGAGATCATCGGCGCGATCCTGATCGTCGTCCTGCTCCTCACCCACTCCGAGCGTTCCCCCGGCATCACCTTCCACACCGCCGAGGGCAGCACCGACCTCCTCGGCGCCCTCCTCGTGGGCTCGTTCATGGCGGCGTACGTGATGATCGGCTTCGACAGCGCGGGCGAGATGAGCGAGGAGACCCACCACCCCCGCCGCACCGCGCCCCGTACGATCCTCACGGCACTCGGCGCGGCCGGTCTGCTCGGCGGCCTCCTCGTCCTCGCCGGCCTGCTCGCCGCGCCCAGCCTCACCGACGGCAGGCTGGGTGTGGAGGGCCTGAGCTACGTCCTGACCAGCAGCCTCGGCGACGGACTGGGCCGCTTCCTGCTCGCGGACGTGGTGGTGGCGATCACCGTGGCCACGCTCGCGATCCAGACGTCGGCCTGCCGCATGCTCTTCTCGATGGCCCGCGACGGCCAGCTCCCCTTCGCCGGGCGGCTCGCCAAGGTCAACGCGCGCACCGGCATGCCCACCGCCCCCGCCGTGGTCGTCGGCCTCCTCGCCGCCGCCCTCCTGCTCCTCAACTTCGCCTCACCCGAGGCGTTCCTGGCCATCGGCACCACCTGCATCGTGATGCTCTACCTCGCCTACGCGATGGTCACCGGCCCGCTCCTCGTACGGCGCCTGAAGGGCACTTTCGCCTCGGACGGCACCGACGAGACCGGCAAGCCCCTCTTCTCCCTCGGCCGCTGGGGCGTCCCCGTCAACGCCCTCGCCCTCCTCTACGGCCTGTTCATGACCGTCAACCTGGCCTGGCCGCGTGCGGCGGTTTATGACCCGGCGGGTGGACATTGGTACTTCCAGTGGTTCACCGTGCTGTTCTTGCTGGTCACGGTAGTGCTCGGAGTTCTGTACCGGCTGATGCGCTCGCGACGCGTGCGCTCTGCCGCGGAACCTGCTCGGGCTCTCGCGGATCCGGCCCAATTGCCGCCACAATAA
- a CDS encoding siderophore-interacting protein has product MAERPVRRTPKPHSGRVVRTERLTPHMQRVVLGGDGLAEFSPRGSTDHYVKLLFGPEGMTYPEPFDLERIRAEFPRDQWPVTRTYTVRAWDPGLRELTIDFVLHGDEGLAGPWATRVQPGELVRFLGPGGAYAPNPEADWHLLVGDESALPAIGASLEALPDGARVHALVEVAGPEEEQKINSDVDVVWLHRGDRPIGAALVEAVRALEFPEGRLHAFVHGEAGFVKELRRLLRVELSVPREDLSVSGYWRLGHDEDGWQAAKKEWNARVEAEQDGVSATA; this is encoded by the coding sequence ATGGCAGAGCGTCCGGTACGCAGGACCCCGAAGCCCCACTCCGGGCGAGTCGTCCGCACAGAGCGGCTCACCCCGCACATGCAGCGCGTCGTGCTGGGGGGCGACGGCCTCGCGGAGTTCTCCCCGCGCGGCAGCACCGACCATTATGTGAAGCTCCTGTTCGGCCCCGAGGGCATGACGTATCCGGAGCCCTTCGACCTGGAGCGGATCCGTGCGGAGTTCCCCCGGGACCAGTGGCCGGTGACCCGGACGTACACCGTGCGGGCCTGGGATCCCGGACTGCGCGAGCTGACCATCGACTTCGTGCTCCACGGCGACGAGGGTCTCGCCGGTCCCTGGGCGACCCGCGTCCAGCCGGGCGAGCTGGTCCGTTTCCTGGGCCCGGGCGGTGCCTACGCGCCCAACCCGGAGGCCGACTGGCATCTGCTCGTCGGCGACGAGAGCGCCCTGCCCGCGATCGGCGCCTCCCTGGAGGCCCTTCCCGACGGCGCCCGGGTCCACGCGCTCGTCGAGGTCGCCGGTCCCGAGGAGGAGCAGAAGATCAACTCCGATGTGGACGTCGTCTGGCTGCACCGCGGCGACCGTCCCATCGGCGCCGCCCTCGTCGAGGCCGTACGCGCGCTGGAGTTCCCCGAGGGCCGGCTGCACGCCTTCGTCCACGGCGAGGCGGGCTTCGTGAAGGAGCTGCGCCGACTGCTGCGCGTCGAACTCTCCGTCCCGCGCGAGGACTTGTCCGTCTCCGGCTACTGGCGCCTCGGCCACGACGAGGACGGCTGGCAGGCCGCGAAGAAGGAGTGGAACGCGCGCGTCGAGGCGGAACAGGATGGCGTGTCCGCGACGGCGTGA
- a CDS encoding N-formylglutamate amidohydrolase: MNDASPSYRFLPGAPESPVLLHVPHSSRVIPAAVRDGIVLDDAALERELDHITDGHTDRIAEQAADRSAVRPWRFVNQLSRLVIDPERFPDEREEMLAVGMGAVYTRTTHGEVLRAAGPDGLPLGGQPLIDGYFHPYADAMTDAVTDRLDAVGRAVVIDVHSYPTGPLPYELHGDGPRPPVCLGSDAFHTPPGLLGAAEDAFAGFGGTGVNSPFGGAYVPLTYYGHDRRVTALMIEIRRDVYMAEPGGAAGPGLGRLADALARLVDVLTSA, from the coding sequence ATGAACGACGCGTCGCCCTCCTACCGGTTCCTTCCGGGCGCGCCGGAGTCCCCCGTGCTCCTGCACGTGCCGCACAGCTCACGGGTGATCCCGGCGGCCGTACGGGACGGGATCGTCCTCGACGACGCCGCGCTGGAACGGGAGTTGGACCACATCACCGACGGGCACACGGACCGGATCGCCGAGCAGGCCGCCGACCGGTCGGCCGTGCGCCCCTGGCGGTTCGTCAACCAGCTGTCCCGTCTCGTGATCGATCCGGAGCGGTTCCCGGACGAGCGGGAGGAGATGCTGGCCGTGGGGATGGGTGCCGTCTATACGAGGACCACGCACGGGGAGGTGCTCCGCGCGGCCGGCCCGGACGGCCTGCCACTCGGCGGACAGCCGCTCATCGACGGTTACTTCCACCCGTACGCCGACGCCATGACCGACGCCGTGACGGATCGCCTCGATGCCGTCGGCCGGGCCGTGGTCATCGACGTCCACTCCTACCCGACCGGGCCCCTGCCCTACGAGCTCCACGGCGACGGCCCTCGCCCGCCCGTCTGCCTGGGCAGCGACGCCTTCCACACCCCGCCCGGCCTGCTGGGCGCCGCCGAGGACGCGTTCGCCGGTTTCGGCGGCACCGGCGTCAACAGCCCGTTCGGGGGCGCGTACGTCCCGCTGACGTACTACGGGCACGACCGCCGGGTGACCGCCCTGATGATCGAGATCCGCCGGGATGTCTACATGGCGGAGCCGGGCGGGGCTGCGGGGCCGGGGCTGGGCCGACTCGCGGACGCGCTGGCCCGGTTGGTGGACGTACTCACGAGCGCCTGA
- a CDS encoding serine hydrolase has product MGVRHARTHHRSRTRGATALASLLVLGCVPYGIGTVSAAPPPQPPPQLTQEDVDRAVDALDGIVERGMDRTGVPGVAVAVVYQDRVVHLDGYGKRHVGQDAEVGPDTVFQLASLSKPLASTVVAGAVGDKTVDWDDPVSEHLPSFALKDPWVTDHVTIADLFSHRSGLPDHAGDLLEDLGYDRDYVLEHLRLEPLTPFRASYAYTNFGVTAAGEAVADAAGTSWEKLAEDTLYKPAGMDATSSRFNDYEAATDKAFAHVRDGDTGDDDTGTGTGTGTWEARHVRDADAQSPAGGASSTVRDLSLWLRLQLANGELDGDRVIAADPLERTHVPEIVSQPPPAPAGRAGFYGLGWNVSYDDLGRLRLSHSGAFALGANTNVMMLPGEQLGIAVLTNGEPVGLADAVSLDFLDTAQHGKPTEDWLDLAGRLYEQEAQKSRSPTDYGKPPEDASDARADATYTGTYTNAYYGPLTVTKTGGDLTMRLGPKPMTFRLTHYAGDTYFFETVGENASGPSGVTFKGDANGKATEVTIEAFDETGLGTFRRS; this is encoded by the coding sequence ATGGGTGTTCGGCACGCGAGGACACACCACCGAAGCAGGACCCGGGGCGCGACGGCCCTCGCCTCGCTCCTCGTCCTCGGCTGTGTCCCGTACGGCATCGGCACCGTCTCGGCGGCTCCCCCGCCGCAGCCGCCGCCCCAGCTGACCCAGGAGGACGTCGACCGGGCGGTCGACGCCCTGGACGGCATCGTCGAGCGCGGCATGGACCGGACCGGGGTGCCGGGCGTCGCGGTGGCCGTCGTGTACCAGGACCGGGTCGTCCACCTGGACGGCTACGGCAAGCGGCATGTCGGCCAGGACGCCGAGGTCGGCCCCGACACGGTGTTCCAGCTGGCCTCCCTGTCGAAGCCACTGGCCTCGACCGTCGTCGCCGGGGCCGTCGGCGACAAGACCGTCGACTGGGACGACCCGGTGTCCGAGCACCTCCCGTCCTTCGCCCTGAAGGACCCCTGGGTGACCGACCACGTCACCATCGCGGACCTCTTCTCCCACCGCAGCGGCCTCCCCGACCACGCCGGGGATCTCCTGGAGGACCTCGGCTACGACCGCGACTACGTCCTCGAACACCTCCGCCTGGAGCCCCTGACGCCGTTCCGCGCGAGCTACGCCTACACCAACTTCGGCGTCACGGCGGCGGGCGAGGCCGTCGCCGACGCCGCCGGGACGAGCTGGGAGAAGCTCGCCGAGGACACGCTCTACAAGCCGGCCGGCATGGACGCCACCAGCTCCCGCTTCAACGACTACGAGGCCGCGACCGACAAGGCCTTCGCGCACGTCCGCGACGGCGACACCGGCGACGATGACACCGGCACCGGCACCGGCACCGGCACCTGGGAGGCGAGGCACGTCCGGGACGCCGACGCCCAGTCCCCGGCCGGCGGTGCGAGCTCCACGGTCCGCGACCTCTCCCTCTGGCTGCGGCTCCAGCTCGCGAACGGCGAGCTGGACGGCGACCGTGTCATCGCCGCCGACCCCCTCGAACGCACCCACGTCCCCGAGATCGTCTCCCAGCCGCCGCCCGCCCCGGCGGGCCGCGCCGGCTTCTACGGCCTCGGCTGGAACGTCTCCTACGACGACCTGGGCCGCCTCCGCCTCAGCCACTCCGGGGCCTTCGCCCTCGGCGCCAACACCAACGTCATGATGCTGCCCGGCGAACAGCTCGGCATCGCCGTCCTCACCAACGGCGAACCCGTCGGCCTCGCCGACGCCGTCTCCCTGGACTTCCTCGACACGGCCCAGCACGGCAAGCCGACCGAGGACTGGCTGGACCTGGCCGGCCGGCTCTATGAGCAGGAGGCCCAGAAGTCCCGCTCCCCCACCGACTACGGCAAGCCCCCGGAGGACGCCTCCGACGCCCGCGCCGACGCCACCTACACGGGCACCTACACCAACGCGTACTACGGCCCCCTCACCGTCACGAAAACCGGCGGCGACCTGACCATGCGCCTCGGCCCCAAACCCATGACCTTCCGCCTGACCCACTACGCCGGCGACACGTACTTCTTCGAAACGGTGGGCGAGAACGCGAGCGGCCCCTCCGGCGTCACCTTCAAGGGCGACGCGAACGGCAAGGCCACCGAGGTGACGATCGAGGCGTTCGACGAGACCGGGTTGGGGACGTTCAGGCGCTCGTGA
- a CDS encoding terpene synthase family protein — protein MSTPSLRALYTWQGNPSVDLLNRDGDVWTYNMGLLPLAADPDEWEAIGLADITAWCYPFAEEDELFLAYHLYAWMFALDLLFVRTFKAERDLTGARAMVDRLSAFMPLDGTSRAIPDHPIERSLADIWLRMTPTRSAAWKRNMLNAVMEYADGQCWELECMCTGRIPDPAEYLVRRRGSFGGHVGICLAEHVAAAEVPARVRQSRPFRALMDAWTDLQTLYNDVRSYRREVEKEDETCNFVLVFARFLDISVDEAAALVTRLRAARQSEYEYLESTRLPALCEQLQLNGNDREQLSAVLEAMRYHLAAVDVWTTIAPRYQAPAPGDA, from the coding sequence ATGAGCACACCCTCGCTCCGAGCGCTTTACACATGGCAGGGGAACCCGAGCGTTGACCTGCTGAATCGCGACGGCGACGTGTGGACGTACAACATGGGGCTCCTGCCCCTCGCGGCCGACCCGGACGAGTGGGAGGCCATCGGACTCGCCGATATCACTGCGTGGTGCTATCCCTTCGCGGAAGAGGATGAGCTGTTCCTGGCATACCACTTGTACGCGTGGATGTTCGCCCTCGACCTGCTGTTTGTACGGACGTTCAAAGCTGAGCGCGACCTCACAGGGGCGCGGGCCATGGTCGACCGGCTCTCTGCGTTCATGCCGCTCGACGGCACCTCCCGCGCGATACCGGACCACCCCATTGAGAGGTCCCTCGCTGACATATGGCTACGGATGACGCCAACCCGGTCGGCGGCTTGGAAACGCAACATGCTGAACGCCGTGATGGAATATGCCGACGGGCAGTGCTGGGAGCTGGAATGCATGTGCACTGGGCGAATCCCTGATCCTGCCGAGTACCTTGTCCGCCGCCGCGGCTCCTTCGGCGGCCACGTCGGGATCTGCCTTGCCGAGCACGTAGCAGCCGCGGAAGTGCCGGCGCGCGTGCGCCAGTCCCGTCCGTTCCGTGCGCTGATGGACGCCTGGACAGACCTTCAAACTCTGTACAACGACGTCCGCTCCTACCGCCGAGAGGTCGAGAAGGAGGACGAGACGTGTAACTTCGTCCTCGTATTCGCGAGGTTCTTGGACATCTCCGTCGACGAGGCCGCGGCCTTGGTCACCCGACTGCGTGCGGCCAGGCAGTCGGAATACGAGTATCTCGAGAGCACTCGACTCCCGGCACTCTGCGAACAGCTGCAGCTGAACGGCAACGATCGTGAGCAACTGTCGGCCGTCCTCGAAGCGATGCGTTACCACCTCGCCGCCGTGGACGTGTGGACGACGATTGCCCCGCGGTATCAGGCACCTGCCCCAGGAGATGCGTAG
- a CDS encoding RluA family pseudouridine synthase codes for MRRRTPPPPSPLPQRDGVDPVRVRLPTGDTWATVRDYLVARLPARAGLIDNMLDEGHIVDATGRPVPWDMAYVPGMFVWFHRDLPDEERVPFTVDVAYRDEHVVVADKPHFLATTPRGSHVAETALARLRRQLGIPTLSAAHRLDRLTAGLVLFTVRPKERGAYQTLFRDRRVAKEYEAVAPYDPALVLPRTVRSRIVKERGVPAAYEVEGEPNAESRVELLEHRNGRARYRLTPSTGQTHQLRVHMSALGVPILGDPLYPVVTGPVAAGDFRRPLQLLARVLEFTDPVTGREHRFVSPRVLRAWPSYEEWAG; via the coding sequence ATGAGACGCCGTACTCCACCCCCGCCCTCTCCCCTGCCGCAGCGCGACGGGGTGGATCCGGTGCGGGTGCGGTTGCCGACCGGGGACACGTGGGCGACCGTGCGGGATTATCTCGTAGCGCGGCTCCCGGCCAGGGCCGGGTTGATCGACAACATGCTCGACGAGGGACACATCGTGGACGCCACCGGGCGCCCGGTGCCGTGGGACATGGCGTACGTGCCGGGGATGTTCGTGTGGTTCCACCGGGACCTGCCGGACGAGGAGCGCGTACCGTTCACGGTCGACGTCGCGTATCGGGACGAACACGTGGTGGTGGCCGACAAGCCGCACTTCCTGGCCACGACCCCGCGCGGCAGCCATGTCGCCGAGACGGCCCTGGCGCGGCTGCGTCGACAGCTGGGAATCCCGACACTGAGCGCGGCTCACCGCCTGGACCGGCTGACGGCCGGCCTGGTGCTGTTCACCGTGAGGCCGAAGGAGCGCGGCGCGTACCAGACGCTGTTCCGCGACAGGCGGGTGGCGAAGGAGTACGAGGCGGTGGCCCCGTACGATCCCGCACTGGTCCTGCCCCGTACCGTGCGCAGCCGGATCGTCAAGGAGCGCGGGGTGCCGGCGGCCTACGAGGTCGAGGGCGAGCCCAACGCCGAGAGCCGGGTCGAGTTGCTCGAGCACCGAAACGGGCGGGCCCGGTACCGGTTGACACCGAGTACCGGGCAGACACACCAACTGCGGGTGCACATGAGCGCGTTGGGGGTGCCGATCCTCGGCGACCCCCTCTATCCGGTGGTGACCGGCCCCGTGGCGGCCGGTGACTTCCGGCGCCCGCTCCAACTGCTCGCGCGGGTCCTGGAGTTCACCGATCCGGTCACGGGGCGCGAGCACCGGTTCGTCAGCCCGCGGGTGCTGCGGGCCTGGCCCTCGTACGAGGAGTGGGCAGGGTAG
- a CDS encoding 5'-3' exonuclease: MRGVTRRLMLLDTASLYFRAYFGVPDSVKAPDGTPVNAVRGLLEFIDRLVRDHRPTDLVACMDADWRPQWRVDLIPSYKAHRVAEEHEVGPDEEEVPDTLSPQVPVIEEVLDALGIARVGVAGYEADDVIGTFTARAKDPVDIVTGDRDLYQLVDDGRGVRVLYPLKGVGSLQLTDEAWLREKYGVDGRGYADLALLRGDPSDGLPGVPGIGEKTAAKLLDQFGDLAGIMAAVDDPAAKLTPSQRKRLDEARPYVAVAPTVVQVAADVPLPEVDTALPRAPRDPAALEELAARWGLGGSLQRLLTTLQA; this comes from the coding sequence ATGCGGGGCGTGACCCGACGCCTGATGCTCCTCGACACCGCCTCCCTGTACTTCCGCGCCTACTTCGGGGTACCGGACTCCGTGAAGGCCCCGGACGGCACCCCGGTGAACGCCGTGCGCGGGCTGCTCGAATTCATCGACCGCCTGGTCCGGGACCACCGGCCGACGGACCTGGTGGCATGCATGGACGCGGACTGGCGCCCGCAGTGGCGGGTCGACCTGATCCCCTCCTACAAGGCGCACCGCGTCGCCGAGGAGCACGAGGTCGGCCCGGACGAGGAGGAGGTGCCGGACACGCTGTCGCCGCAGGTGCCGGTCATCGAGGAGGTGCTGGACGCGCTCGGCATCGCGCGCGTGGGCGTCGCCGGGTACGAGGCGGACGATGTGATCGGCACCTTCACGGCCCGAGCGAAGGACCCGGTCGACATCGTCACCGGCGACCGCGACCTGTACCAGCTGGTCGACGACGGGCGCGGCGTGCGTGTGCTGTACCCGCTGAAGGGCGTGGGCTCGCTGCAGCTGACCGACGAGGCATGGCTGCGCGAGAAGTATGGCGTGGACGGCCGCGGGTACGCGGATCTGGCCCTGCTGCGCGGCGACCCGAGCGACGGTCTGCCGGGTGTGCCCGGCATCGGCGAGAAGACGGCCGCGAAACTCCTCGACCAGTTCGGCGACCTGGCCGGGATCATGGCCGCGGTCGACGACCCGGCGGCCAAGCTGACGCCGTCACAGCGCAAGAGACTCGACGAGGCGCGACCTTATGTCGCGGTCGCACCCACGGTCGTCCAGGTGGCGGCCGACGTACCGTTGCCGGAGGTCGACACGGCGCTGCCGCGCGCGCCGCGAGATCCGGCGGCGCTGGAGGAGCTCGCGGCGCGCTGGGGCCTCGGGGGATCGCTGCAGCGGTTGCTCACGACGCTGCAGGCGTGA